From the Acidicapsa ligni genome, one window contains:
- a CDS encoding NADH:flavin oxidoreductase/NADH oxidase, with product MTNHLFSPLKLRSLTLPHRIAVSPMCEYSSQDGFANDWHFVHLGSRAIGGAALVITEANAVSPEGRITPNDLGIYKEEHIAELKRITNFLHHHGAFAGTQLAHAGRKASMSVPWEKPRLMPASEGGWLPVAPSAIRFDETYGMPAALDRAGMDKIVADFTVATERAIKAGFDLVEVHAAHGYLLHEFLSPLSNQRTDEYGGSFENRVRFPLEVVRAVRAAWPQHLPVFVRISATDWAPEFLGASWDLPQSVEFARLLKKEGVDLVDVSTGGNHPGQQIPVGAGYQVHHAATIRHEADIPTAAVGMITEPGQADQIVRSGQADLVLLARELLRNPYWPLHAATTLHQQTTWPSQYARASSRSTEPRQPISTPTV from the coding sequence CATCGCATTGCGGTTTCGCCAATGTGTGAATACTCTTCGCAAGATGGATTCGCCAATGACTGGCACTTCGTGCATCTCGGCAGCCGCGCCATCGGTGGAGCAGCGCTGGTCATCACCGAGGCAAACGCAGTCAGCCCTGAAGGTCGCATTACTCCGAATGATCTCGGTATTTATAAAGAAGAGCACATCGCAGAACTCAAGCGCATCACGAACTTTCTCCACCACCACGGTGCTTTTGCTGGGACACAGCTCGCACATGCCGGACGCAAGGCAAGTATGTCCGTCCCATGGGAAAAACCTCGTTTGATGCCCGCTTCCGAAGGCGGCTGGCTACCGGTGGCTCCATCTGCGATACGCTTCGACGAAACCTACGGCATGCCCGCTGCACTTGACCGCGCGGGTATGGACAAAATCGTCGCTGATTTCACTGTCGCGACAGAGCGAGCCATCAAGGCCGGATTTGATCTGGTCGAGGTTCATGCAGCGCACGGCTATCTTCTGCATGAGTTCCTGTCTCCTCTCTCAAACCAACGCACAGACGAGTACGGCGGCAGCTTCGAAAACCGCGTCCGCTTTCCACTCGAAGTCGTCCGTGCCGTTCGTGCAGCATGGCCTCAGCACCTGCCCGTCTTTGTGCGCATCTCTGCTACAGACTGGGCTCCTGAGTTTCTTGGCGCCTCCTGGGATCTTCCGCAATCGGTAGAGTTTGCCCGGCTGCTAAAGAAGGAAGGTGTCGATCTCGTCGATGTCTCAACTGGAGGCAATCACCCTGGTCAACAGATCCCTGTCGGAGCCGGCTACCAGGTCCACCATGCCGCAACCATCCGGCACGAAGCGGATATTCCAACCGCTGCCGTAGGAATGATTACCGAGCCAGGACAAGCCGATCAGATTGTGCGATCAGGCCAGGCCGACCTCGTCCTGCTGGCGCGTGAACTTCTTCGCAATCCATATTGGCCGCTTCACGCCGCGACGACCCTGCACCAGCAAACCACATGGCCGTCACAGTATGCCCGCGCCTCAAGCCGAAGCACCGAACCGCGGCAACCAATCTCAACTCCCACGGTGTAG
- a CDS encoding isoaspartyl peptidase/L-asparaginase family protein has product MMFQSRNARSALFLFAAVCVAGVTAFGATPAASNEGIKSNHGWAIAIHGGAGENEWEHMDSATESAYHESLAKALAAGSAVLKRHGKALDAVEAAVKVLEDDPLFNAGRGSAFAADGKNEMDAAIMDGGTLAAGSIADVQFTRHPVSLARAVMEHTPYVMMVGPGADEFSRAQGLEQQPPSFFFTELRWQEFTSIMRASGRPVPPRPVGVAPAPTASSAPHLFVHRFGTVGAVARDSEGHLAAATSTGGMQGKLPGRVGDSPLIGAGTYASDRSCAVSGTGVGEYFIRLTLARQVCTLVEQGQTSQQAADHMIHDELPALKGGEGGVIVVAPVGDPIWSSNTLGMFRAKEVEGSGPDIHVK; this is encoded by the coding sequence ATGATGTTTCAGAGCCGGAATGCACGATCAGCTTTGTTTCTTTTCGCCGCTGTATGTGTTGCAGGCGTTACTGCATTCGGCGCGACGCCTGCTGCAAGTAACGAAGGCATAAAGTCGAACCACGGTTGGGCAATCGCTATCCACGGAGGAGCGGGGGAAAACGAATGGGAGCATATGGATTCTGCGACAGAGAGTGCTTACCATGAGTCTCTTGCGAAGGCGCTTGCTGCTGGATCGGCCGTTCTCAAGCGGCACGGCAAAGCTCTGGATGCGGTCGAGGCGGCGGTAAAGGTATTGGAAGACGATCCTCTGTTTAACGCCGGACGCGGCTCGGCATTTGCCGCCGACGGAAAGAACGAAATGGACGCGGCAATCATGGACGGTGGAACACTGGCTGCGGGTTCCATTGCGGATGTGCAGTTTACCCGGCATCCGGTCTCACTTGCGCGGGCCGTGATGGAGCACACGCCCTATGTCATGATGGTTGGCCCGGGAGCTGACGAGTTTTCGAGAGCGCAGGGTCTGGAACAGCAGCCGCCGTCGTTCTTTTTCACGGAATTGCGGTGGCAGGAATTTACTTCGATTATGCGCGCAAGCGGTCGGCCCGTTCCTCCGCGACCGGTTGGGGTTGCTCCTGCTCCAACAGCCTCGTCTGCGCCGCATCTGTTCGTTCATCGTTTCGGGACTGTGGGGGCAGTGGCTCGAGATAGTGAGGGCCATCTGGCTGCGGCTACCTCCACTGGAGGGATGCAGGGCAAGCTGCCGGGGCGCGTGGGCGACTCTCCGTTGATCGGCGCAGGCACGTATGCAAGTGATCGCTCTTGTGCCGTGTCTGGAACGGGGGTTGGTGAGTATTTCATTCGTCTCACACTGGCACGGCAGGTTTGCACGTTGGTGGAGCAGGGGCAGACATCACAACAGGCTGCGGATCACATGATCCATGATGAACTGCCTGCACTGAAGGGCGGCGAAGGCGGAGTTATCGTGGTTGCGCCTGTGGGAGATCCGATCTGGAGTTCGAATACTCTTGGAATGTTTCGTGCAAAGGAAGTCGAAGGCAGTGGGCCCGATATCCATGTGAAATAA